The genomic DNA CCCGTTCTGCTCGAACGCCACCCGGATCGTGGCGTGGTCGTCGTCGGCGGAGATCTCGGTGAGCGTGTACTTCGGCAGCTCGCCCATCGCCTGCGACGTCAACAGGGTGGTGTCGAGGTCGCGCTTGCTGGCCGGGTCGAGTCGACCGAGGGCCGCGGCGGCGTCCTTGGCCGCGACCGCGTCGAGGTAGCCCGCGGCGGCGTTCGTGGGCGTGGCGATGAAGCTGCCGTACGCCGCCTTGGCGATCAGCCCGAGAACGGCCAGGGCCAGGATGGCCCCGCAGACCACCAGGGCGAGCCGTGCGCGGGGGTCCACCATCGTGAGCCGAGTGGCCAACGGTTGCGGCGCCGCTGCCTGGGCGACCGGCATCGGTTGGCTGGCCGGGACGGGTTCGCTGGTCCGAACGGGCTCGTCGGCCTGGACGGCCGGGGTGTCCGGGAGCGATTGAGCGTCCGGCGCGACTGGTGCGGTCGGGTCGACCGGCGCTGCTGCGACAGCCTCGGCCGGGGTGTCTGGGGCGTCTGGGGTGTCTGGGGCGACGGCCGCGACCGGAAGGGCCGTCTCGCCGCGCTCGGCTGCCGCCGCCTGCAGCAGGGGAACCCAGCCCGCGTCGATCCCGGATCCGGCGATCCGCAGCGCCCAGCGGGGCGCCAGGCCGGCGACCTGCGGGGTGAGGAGCCATCCGCAGAGGAGGACCAGCAGGGTGAACACCGACGATCCCACGAGGATGGACGGGTAGCCCAGCCCGGCGTTGGTGTGCATGCTGGCGCCGATCGACGAGGTGCCGAGGAGCTCCCTCGCCAGCAACGGTGGCAGCGAGCCGGACGCGTTGACGTCGACCGTCACGCGCACGAACTTGGCCAGCACGAACCAGCATCCGGCGACCAGTGCAACCGTGCGCCAGGCCACCGCGCCGGAGAGCCGCCGTGGGGCGGACCGCAGCCCGGTGCGCAGGCCCAGCAGGAGCACCATGAGCACCAGACTCGTGACGCAGAGGACGACGATCCGCGTGGGCAGCCCGCCGCTGATCAGGCCGAAGCGCACGGACCCGGACGCCAGCGTCGCGGCGGCGGCACCCGCCGAGGCGAACAGGCTCCCGCCGATGAGGGCGCCGCCGGCGAGGACCGCGGCGTTCACCACGGCCAGGACGAAGGCCACACCCAGGGAGAAACCCCCGACGGGAAGGTCCGATGAGCTGGTGGCGACCCTGTACGCCGAGGCGACCACGACGATCACGGACCCGAGGAGAACCGGCAGCGCGACGATGGGCAGGGCCAGCGCTACTGCCCGGTACCAGTCGGCGGGCAGCCGCTTGATCCTGTCGCGGATCCTGCGGTCGGCCCGATCGGCCGCCACATGCCACCACGAGACGCTGGCAACGGCCGCGCCCAGGACCAGGGCGCTGAGTGCCGAGCGCAGCGGATCGACGCCTGAGGCGACCGAGACCGAGCCGAGCTCCGGCACCTCGACGGCCTGGTTCACCCGGCTCACGACGACGAGCAGCACCGAGCCGATCGCGAACGCGCCGGCGCTGATGAGCCCGAGAGCGGGGGCTTGCTGGGGCGTGGCCGCCACCGATCGCTGGGCTACCCGCACCGCGACGGCCAGGACGACCGCGAGGAGCAGCGTGAGGGTCAGCAGCATGATCGAGGAGCTGGCCTGGACCCCGCCGGAGCCGAATGACTTCACGGACCCGGCGACCTCTCCCGTCATCGGGACCCCGAGGCCCATCCCGAGCAGGCCGGAGGCATTCAGTGCCGCGATCGCGCTCGTGTCGGACACCTGGCCCAGCTCGCTGCGCGACATGGCGAGGCCGATGAGGCCCCAGAAGACCAGGAACGGGCCGACGACCGCGGCCGCCCCGGCCGCCGCGGCGCCGAGGACGTGGCCGGAGGTGAGGCCTTCCCTGCTGCGCAGGGCCATGCGGCGAAGCTGCTCGGTGCGCGCCGACAGGGCGACGGCGGTCGTCGAGGGTGCAGCGGGCGGCAGGGCCGAGGCCGGCGGCACGATGGGCGCCGACGTCCCCGCGGGAGGCATCTCGGCGGCCGCAATTCCAGCTGCTTCGACGCCGGCCGGTGGCGCCGGTGGCGCGGGCGGTGCTGGTGAGGCGGGCGGTGCGGGCGGCAGAGCGGTCTCGGCAATCCCCGGTGAGTCGGGGCCGGACGCGGCCGGCGCGGCCGAGCCAGGACCGGCCGAGAGCGTCGAGGCGACGAGCGGAGCGGCAGCGGACTGATCCGCGGCCTGTCCCGCCGCGTCGGCCTGCTCACCGAGGATCTTTGCGAGCTGGTCGGTCGATGGTGGTGGCGGAGCTAGTCGGTGGCCACACGACGTACAGAACGCGTCGGCCGCCGTCACCGCCTCTCCACATTGCGCGCAGAACCGCATCTTGGCCTCCCCCGAGGTTGTGACGTGACGGCCGTTCACCGTCGGACACTGATTCGGTCCGCAGGGGCCCAACTTGAGCGGTTGACCAAGTCCGATTCGGCTGGTCCGCGCCCATCGAGACCGTCGCGTCCACCGCGTCCACCGCGACCACCGCGACCCCTCGGGACGCTGGCGATGGTCGCGGACCGACCGTTTCGGCGCACGGCCCAGGACGCGCCGGCCCGGAGACACCCGACGGCCGCCCTGCAATGCGGCGAGCTCACGCCGTCAGGTGACTCGCCAGGCGCAGGCTGAGCGCTACGGTCGTGAGGCTCGGGTTGGCCGCGGGCGACGCGGCGAAGACCGAGTTGTCGCAGGCGTAGAGGTTGGCGTACGCGTGGAACTTCAGGTTCTCATCGACGACCCCCGCGCCGCCCGCCCCGGTGCGCAGGGTGCCGACCTCGTGGGCGACCCCGCCGAGCGCGCCCGTGTCGAGCGTCGGCCAGTTGGCCTCCCCGAGGACCGGCTGCGCCCCCAGCCCGGCGAACAGGCCCTGGGCGAGCTGTTCGATCTCCGCGAGCACCGCCGCGGGGGGCGGGGACGCGGCGATCGTGATCTGGGCGTCGTCGGCCGGGTTGCCGGTCACGGTCAGTCTGTTGGCGTCGTTGAGGTCCGCGTAGCACATGAAGACGGCCTCGCAGAGCATCCAGTCGGCCCGTAACGCCCGCTCGCGGGCGAGGTGCGCCGGGTCGACGTACCGTCCCTGATTGAACTCCGCCCCGAACTCGACCACGACGTCGAAGGGGTGCGCGGCCGCGGTGGCGCCGGGGTGTTGGAGGAGCACTTTGGCGGACTCGTCGTGACTGGAGTACGGCGAGTTCGGCGGCAGCGTGAAGTGGCGGTACCGGATCGTGTGGTCCGTGATCCCCACCCCGATGAGCTGGTTGGGGTCCTGAAGGCCGCTCTGGAGAGCGATCTTGGCGGATTCGATCGTGCCGGCGCAGAGCACGACGGTCTTGGCCCGGTAGGTGCGCTGGCGGCGAGCCAGCAGGTCCCAGGCGGCGACGCCGGTGACGCGGTGCGGGCTGGCGGGGTCGATGAGGACCGACCAGACGGCGGTGTTGAGGTTGATGGTCGGCGGCCGGTGGTTCTTCCCCGGATCGTCGAGGAGGCGGTCCTCCATGAGGAGATCGGCGGTCGAGAACAGCCCGGCCGAGACGGCGAGGCTGGTCGAGCCCCGATACTGCACCGCCATGGGGGCGTCCGTCGCGGTGAACCCGGGCAGCAGTTTGGCGAGGTGCGTCTTGCTGTCCTGTTGGTACTGGCTGGCCGTCAGCGGGGTGCTGTTGAGTTTGCGCTCGGCTGCGGCGTACCCGCCGGCGAGCAGGTCGGTGCGGATCGGCGCCGGCCAGGCCGCGAGTTCCCAGGGCGTCTGCCGCGGAATCAGGCCGCCCCAGAACAGGGATCGCCCGCCCAGCGCGAAGGCCTGGCCGCCCTGGAACGCCGGGTTGGGGGCGTAGTTCACGACCTTGAAGTCGTCCCAGAGGGACCAGATGTGCTTGTCGAAGGCGCCGACCTTGAGGCGCCGGGGCAGGTTGCCGACGTGCGTCGGGAACAGGTAGGAGCCGGCTTCGAGGACCAGTACGTCGGCGCCGGCGTGCGCCAGCTCGGAGGCCAGGACACCCCCGCCCATGCCGGAGCCCACCACGATCACGTCGTACTCGTGATCGGGGGACGTGTTCCGCACGAAGAAGCGCTGCGGCACCAGTCCGTTCTCGGTGACGACCTCCGTGTTCCAGTCGAACTCAACCTGGGCCTCGGCGTACTCGTGGATTCCAGCCAGTTGGTTCGCGGGGATCATCAGGTTGTTCCCGGTCATCCACCGACCCGGGGTGAGCGCGAACTTGAACTCGATGCCGCCGGGAAAGGCGGCCTCGTCGATGTCGAAGGTCCACGCACCGTCGATATAGACCCCGCCGCGGTCGAGGTCCCAGTGCGGCGCCCAGCGCAGGACCACGGTCTGGTTGGGGGCGTACCTCTCGGTGACGAAGCGGATCGTGAACACGGTTGGCCTCCAGGCGCTCTCGACGTTGAGTGACGACGGGGTACGCCGGGAGAGAGCGCGCTCGGGCCGCGCTGATACGAGCTAGGGACGCTCCTCGGTCACCGAGGACGTCTGGTGCGGCTCAACGGTCGGCGTGACTAGGCGCTCATTCGTCCGTAGCGTTGCCGGGCGGCTTCCCCGCTGGTGCCGAGGTAGGCACCGATGGTCGACCAGGGCACCTTGGCTTCTCGGGCACGTCGTACGGCGTCGCGCACGTGAGCTTCGGCGACGGACCGCTCTAGAGCGGCCTCGCGCAGCATCAGGATCGCGGCGGGGTCGCGCTCCCGGGCGGGGTCGGGCTCGAAGTCCTCGAATCGCTGGGCGAGCTCGTCGGCGTGGGCAAGGATCTCGTCAACCGAGCGGGGCATGGTCATCACCTCAGGAACTTCTCGCGGGCACGCATCGCATGCACGATGACGTCGGCTGTCTCGCCTTCCACAACGCCGACCTCGAAGATGATCGCGGTGGCATTGGCCCCGATGATCATCGTGAACCTGTCGTCAAGGTCGAAGACCAGCACTGGGTTGCGGTACGCATGCAGGATGTCCTCCTCGCTCACGCCGTGTTTGAAAGCGGAACGAGCGACGATGGGCTCGACCACCACGGTATCAAGTTAACTTGTTCAAGCTCCTCGCGGCAAGATGTCATGCAAGCCGTCATACCGTGGGGCAGCACGCGGGCGCGCAGGGGCGCGGACTAGATGGGGACCACCGGCGGCCGTGATGGGGGCAGCCTGCGCCTCCGCCCGTGCGAGGGGAGGCCTTGACCTGCGGAAATGGATGGTGCCCCCGGCGCGAATCGAACGCGCGACACCCGCTTTAGGAGAGCGGTGCTCTATCCCCTGAGCTACGAGGGCTGGACCCGCCGGTGACGGGCACCGGGACAGTGTCTCACGCGTGCTGCTGGCTCGATCTCACGGAGGAGCGGTTTTCCAACCGAAGCGTCGGCTTCCCACAGAAGAACCCGCTGCAGCAGGTGTTCCTGGCGCAAACCGGCGCCGTCGGAGGAAAGAGGTGCTGTGCGCGCCGTCCGCAGGTCCAGCGGGCATCATGAGCCGGTGAGCGACATCAGCGGCGCCGACGACGAGGCCCTGGCCGGCGCCATCGCGGAGCTGTACGCCCTCGACCGCGACCAGTTCGTCGCCGCCCGGGACGCCGCCGCGGCGGCGCTGCGCAAGGCCGGTGACAAGACGGCCGCCGCGGCGGTCAAGAAGCTGGGCCGCCCCACGGTCGCCGCCTGGGCCATCAACCAGCTGGTCCGCGCCAACCCGGACCTGACGCAGGATCTCGCCGCGCTCGGCGTACGGCTTCGCGACGCCCAGGCGACCCTCGACGCGGCCGAGCTGAAGGCACTCCGGCCGGACCGCGACGACCTGCTGGAACGGGCGGTGCACGCCGCCGGCACCGTCGCCGCCGCCCGTGGTCAAGCCCTGGGCGCCGCCGCCGACGAGGTGCGCGGTACGTTCGTCGCCGCGCTCGCCGATCCCGCCGCCGCGGACGCGGTGACGTCGGGGCGGTTGGTGCGGGCGTTGTCGTACGCCGGGTTCGGCGAGGTCGAACTCGACGATGCGGTGGCCGCGCTCCCGGCGGCGCAGCCCCCGACCAGGCGCGCCCCCACCGCGGACCCCACGCCTGACCAGGCCGAGGCCTCGAAGCGGACCAGCGAAGGTGCCCAGCCGGACGAACAGGCCGAACACAAGCCCGGGACCGACCCCGAGCCCGAGCCGGCCGCGAACCGGCGGAAGGCTCAGAAACTGCGGGCCGACCAGGCCGACCAGGCCGACCAGGCGGCCCGCGAGCGAACCGAGGCGCGGGAACGCCAGGCCGAGCGCGACCGCGCCGCGACCGTCGTGGCGGAGGCGGAGCAGGCCCTGCGCGACGCCGAGCGCCAGGTCACCGCGGCCGAACTCGCCGCGGTCGACGCCGGCGACAAGGGCGAGGCCGCGCGACGACGTACCGAGGAGATCCGCACCCTCCTCGCCGCTGCGGAACGCGACGAGCGCGCCGCGGCCGACCAGGCGGACGCTGCCGCGACGGAGGCCGGCGAGGCCCGCGCGCGCGTCGCCGAGGCGACCCAGACCTGGCAGGCCGCGACCGCGGCCCGCGCCGCGCTGCCCGACTGATCAGGCCCGCGACCGCTGTCGGACCCGCGGGCTATCGTGAGCCGCGTGGCGGCGCGCGACCGATGGACCCCCGAGCGGGTCGACCGCGCCGCCCCCGACGACCAGGTCCGCAAGGCCGGCCGCCGGCTCGCGATCCCCACCCCGTGGCGCGACGTCGGCCACACCGGCACGCTGCTGTTCGGGCGGTGCCAGGGGTCGGGCAGCACGCCTTACCAAGTGTCGATCGACCTCGCCGCCCCCCGCTATGCCTGCAGCTGCCCCTCGCGGAAGTTCCCCTGCAAGCACGCGATCGCGCTTCTCTATCTCTGGGCCGACGGGCACGTGGACGAGCAGGGCGTCGCCGCGGATTTCGCCGCCGCCTGGTCAGCCGCCGCCGAGCGAGGCGCCCGCGCCGCCGCGCCGAACGCCGAGGCGGGTGGTGCCACGACCCGGGCCCCCGCCGACCCGGCCGCCGCCGCCCAACGTGCCGCCGAGCGCGACGCCCGCGTGGACGCTGGACTGGCGGACCTGGACCGGTACCTGCACGACCTCCTCTCCCGGGGCCTCGCTCATGACGCCGTCCGCCGCCCCGAGCGCCTCGCCGAACAGGCCGCCCGCATGGTCGACGCGCAGGCCCCCGGCGTCGCCGCCCGGCTGCGCGCCCTGGCTCTCGTCCCCGACTCCGCGCCCGACTGGCACGAGACGCTCACCGCCGGACTCGGCGAGATCCACCTGCTCACCCGCGCCTGGCAGCATCGCGCGGACCTGCCCGACGACCTCGTCGCCACGGTCCGGGCGCACCTCGGGTTCACGGTCCGGGCCGAGGACGTGCTGGCCACCGCGGGGGTGACCGACACGTGGGCCGTCGTCGGGCTGCGGGACGCGGACGAGGAACGGGTGTCCGTACGCCGGGTGTGGCTGCGCGGCCTGGCGACCGGCCGGCCCGCGCTGGTGCTGTTCTTCGCCGCCGGAGGGCAGGCGCTGACGTCGAACCTGTACCCCGGCACCACCGTGCGCGCGACTCTGCACTTCTACCCCGGGCGGCCGGCCGTGCGTGCCGCGGTGGGGGAGCGCGAGGACCACGCGCGGCCGCTCGACGCCTGGCCCGACGGGGCCCGTCCCGCCTGGCCCGCGCTGTCGATCGGGCAGGCCCGCCGGGCGTGGCGGGATGCCCTCGCCGCCGATCCCTGGATCGACGTGTGGCCGGTGGGCGTGCGCGGGACCGTACGTCGTGGGCTCGACGGACCCTTCGCCCTGGCCGACGCGGACGACGTGGCGCCCGGTGACGACTTCGGCCCGGCGCCACCCCTGCCCCTCATCGGGGACCGCTGTTGGCATGTCGCGGCGCACACCGGCGGCGAACCCTGCACGCTACTGGGCGAACTCGGCGAGGACGGGCTACGCCCCAGCGCGCTGGTCACCGACGCGGGACTTGTGGTGCTGTGAACGCCCACCGCACCCTGGCGACGCTGGCGACCGCGGCGGCGCTTGGCACGTCGACCCGACCGATCACCGCGGACGCCCTGCCCGAACCCCTCGCGGCGCTGGTGGCCCCCGTGGCCGAGGGCCCCGAGCCCTCGCTCGCTGATGCCTCCGCCTCGGCGCTGCTGCTCGATGCCGCCGCGGCCGTTGCGCTGGTCCGCCGGTCCAGCATTCCCGCCGCGACCGCGGTTCCTGCGCTGGCGCTCCCGCCCGCGTCACGCCCGCCGGTGCCACGCGAGTTCGTCGCGCTCCTGCACCGCATCCGGGAGAGCGGCTGGGCCGCGGAGCCGCTCCAAGCCGAGGCGCTCTCCCGCGCCGCCGAGCGCGGCTTCACGCTGCCGCCCGCGCTGCTCTTCGACCTCCTCGCGGACGCGCATCGGCCCGCGATCGCCCGCACCGTCGCCGCGCTCCTCGACGACCGCGGGCGCGCCCTCGTCGCCCTCGACAGCACGTGGTCGAAACACCTGGCGCGCGCCGGCGCCGGCCCCACCGGCGCCGGCCCTGCCGGCACGAACCCCACCGGCACGAACCCCACCGGCACGAACCCCACCGGCGCTGCACGCGCCGCGCCCGCCGACTCCTCCGACGCCGTCCGGGCAGAAGCACCAGCCGCACCGGCCGGTCCCGCGGACCCCGACGCCTGGGACCGCGGCACGCTCGCCGAGCGCCTCGCCCACCTGGCCCGAGTCCGCCGGGTGGACCCGCCCACCGGTCTCGCACTCCTCGACGGCCCCGGCTGGGCCCGGGAGACCGCGGACGCGCGCGAGCAGTTCGTCCGGACGCTGACCATCGGCCTGTCCGACGCCGACGAGCCGTTCCTGGAGCGGTTGCTCGACGACCGCGCCCTGAGCGTGCGCCGCGCCGCCGCTGACGCCCTGGCGCGGCTGCCGCACTCGGCGTACGTCTCCCGTGCCCACGCGCACGTGCGCGCCCACCTCACCCTGCGCACCCGCTTGCTCCGGCAAGCGACGCTGATGGCGACCGGCGTACCCGCCACCGCGGCCACCACCCGCGACCTCTACCCGCCGGGCGGCCCCGACCGGACCCGGCTCGTCCACGCCTGCTCGATCGTGCCGCCGAGCCACTGGGTCGACCTCCTCGGGACTCCGGCCGCC from Austwickia sp. includes the following:
- a CDS encoding GMC family oxidoreductase codes for the protein MFTIRFVTERYAPNQTVVLRWAPHWDLDRGGVYIDGAWTFDIDEAAFPGGIEFKFALTPGRWMTGNNLMIPANQLAGIHEYAEAQVEFDWNTEVVTENGLVPQRFFVRNTSPDHEYDVIVVGSGMGGGVLASELAHAGADVLVLEAGSYLFPTHVGNLPRRLKVGAFDKHIWSLWDDFKVVNYAPNPAFQGGQAFALGGRSLFWGGLIPRQTPWELAAWPAPIRTDLLAGGYAAAERKLNSTPLTASQYQQDSKTHLAKLLPGFTATDAPMAVQYRGSTSLAVSAGLFSTADLLMEDRLLDDPGKNHRPPTINLNTAVWSVLIDPASPHRVTGVAAWDLLARRQRTYRAKTVVLCAGTIESAKIALQSGLQDPNQLIGVGITDHTIRYRHFTLPPNSPYSSHDESAKVLLQHPGATAAAHPFDVVVEFGAEFNQGRYVDPAHLARERALRADWMLCEAVFMCYADLNDANRLTVTGNPADDAQITIAASPPPAAVLAEIEQLAQGLFAGLGAQPVLGEANWPTLDTGALGGVAHEVGTLRTGAGGAGVVDENLKFHAYANLYACDNSVFAASPAANPSLTTVALSLRLASHLTA
- a CDS encoding SWIM zinc finger family protein; amino-acid sequence: MAARDRWTPERVDRAAPDDQVRKAGRRLAIPTPWRDVGHTGTLLFGRCQGSGSTPYQVSIDLAAPRYACSCPSRKFPCKHAIALLYLWADGHVDEQGVAADFAAAWSAAAERGARAAAPNAEAGGATTRAPADPAAAAQRAAERDARVDAGLADLDRYLHDLLSRGLAHDAVRRPERLAEQAARMVDAQAPGVAARLRALALVPDSAPDWHETLTAGLGEIHLLTRAWQHRADLPDDLVATVRAHLGFTVRAEDVLATAGVTDTWAVVGLRDADEERVSVRRVWLRGLATGRPALVLFFAAGGQALTSNLYPGTTVRATLHFYPGRPAVRAAVGEREDHARPLDAWPDGARPAWPALSIGQARRAWRDALAADPWIDVWPVGVRGTVRRGLDGPFALADADDVAPGDDFGPAPPLPLIGDRCWHVAAHTGGEPCTLLGELGEDGLRPSALVTDAGLVVL